AATAAATGTGACGTGTTATCAAGAATTTTCTGGCGAATAAATAGAAACCCAGAactaaaattttcttatattAACTATGTGGAACAAATAATGGTCAAAGCGCCGCTCCAGAGTCTTGAATAAATGGGAATGCAAAAATATACCCTCCTTGACGTGTTCTTTATTTCACTTTTCTTTCTCTAGCTTTTCTCTAAATAAGCTATAACTCTATATCTCTGACCCCCCCAATATTTTTATCATCAACCCGACTAGATCTGAAAGAAGCTGGAaaggaagagaagaaaaaaaaaagacagggCTGGCAGGGATGAACAATAATGGAATAGTAGACATGGCTCTCAGCTGCCTAGGCAGAGGATTTGATTTAACATCTGATTTTCGTCTCAAGTACTGTAAAGGCAAACAAAGATTAGTTCTGCTTAATGAAGCTGAAAAAAGAGAGCTGTTGGTCCCTTGTTTTGGAGCTGTAAAAGATGTATCCATTGATATCAAGTGTGATAAAGGTGATCGAGTTCGATATCAATCCGATATCCTAGAGTTCCAACAGGTATAAATCTTTCTTTCCTGTTCTTTCTTTCTGGGTATTGAATCCATGATTACTAATGAATAATATTAATGCAGATGTCAGAGCATTTCAACCAGAAATCATCGGTGCCTGGAAAAATCCCATCAGGGTTGTTTAATTCCATGTTTGGATTTGAAGGAGGTAGTTGGGCAGCTGATGCAACCAGCACTAAATATTTGGGACTTGATGGCTACTTCATTGTTCTATTTGATGTTCATATTGATCGCTATCCCCTGACTCTCTCCGACGAAGTCCTCAATGCAGTGCCATCCTCTTGGGATCCCTGCGCCCTTGCCAGGTGCGTAGTTATCACATATTTGTATTTTCTCTGAGTTAATTATCTgtttcaataataatttagtaAGTTTATGCACGCCATATTCGTATGAATTTCGATTGCTTATTGTttttaggcttttttttttttggtttaaaaaaaaagaaaaaaattggaaACCAAAACTTGACTTGGCCGTGGTGAGGACTTTTCAAACGCCACACCATTGGTGATGTTCGTAGGATCAGAGGTTTGACGTCTCTTTTTAGTAAAGATTCTTTAATTCGGAACAAATGTGATGCAATCAGCTACCAAACAATACATCGAAATTTGCAGATCAGTGCTTCAAAATTGTCAATGTCCATATCCATTGAGAATATCGAAATTAATTCAGCTTATTATAATAATGAATGCTTTCAACCACATAATCAGATAAGCCAATTCCATCAACCTTTCTACTTCAGAAATAGTATTAATGGAAAACCGATGTAGGGGAGCGACTTCTAGTTTTGTTCagtaatattgaaattattttaagatttaaaaatttttgaatttaaatttaaataaaaccatatatatatatttatagaaaatttcaattgatatatttttatttatttcttttataagaTAAAACACTCCATCTTACACTCATTTTAGAGTCAATGAAATGCTCCTTTCATCTTCCTAGttgactttatatatatatatatatatatatatatatatatatatatatatatatatatatatatatatatatatatatatatatatatatggttttctataaatatatatatatatatatatggtatatTATAATTGTGTGACttccaattttctttttcttattgtaaCTAATGAATTTTGCAATGAAAGAGATTGATCAAACAGCTTCAAGATTTTGATCTTTTGACTTAGAAAAGAGAAATTAacgcaaagaaaaaaaaaaaaaatctaagctAACTACCTACGCAGACCAAGTCATATACAAAGTTTCGATCAATAGTGTTCATGACCTAACAGGCTAACCATTTGCTGccagtttattttatttttctaaacaAGCTATGCAATTCTTGTTTGACCAACTAATGTTAGTAATAATTCATGAATAGAATCCATGTGTCAGTTTAACTTGAAGTCAACAATATCAGCAGCCTTAATACAAGGAAAAATAGTGATAAGTTCACATAATGCAAAAGGGTGAACATGCTTTTGTATTTTTGCATCGATCTTTAGTGTAATTAGTCACAAACTATCAGGAAATTGCTGATTTTTTTTACACATGTATGATTCAATTCCAATGTGCGTGAAATTTTCCTTTGCATAGACTGGTATTGGGTGGCAaacggaaaagaaaaaaaagtaaaattataaaattatggaAGGGGAaaggagaaggaaaaaaaaaatggaatgtTGATAGGATCCaggtattgaaattattgtgggcATATATTTTCCAGGTCCTGATTAGAAAATTTGATGGAAGAGAATGTATTGGTAGGTTGGTTTGGCAAGCAAAATTGAAGAAGTGACCAAACTTTTTGAACTTTAAAACTAAAGTTGATGTCATCAAGTTTGTAATTTTTTGACAGATTCATTGAAAAATATGGAACTCATATTATCGTGGGGTTGAGCATTGGAGGCCAAGACGTGGTCCTAGTCAGGCAAGATAGATCTTCCAACTTGGGTCCATCTGAGCTCAAGAAACACTTAGATGACCTTGGAGATCAATTATTTACAGGGACATGCAATTTTTCACCTAAATGTAGAGAGCAGAAGAACAAGGTTCTTATTTAATATGTCCCCTTCCACTGCCCcctaaaagggaaaagaaaaaccTTCAATTACTGTATTTATGTCTTGATTAATTGACTAATTCTGTTAATTGCAGGCTCCACAAGCATTCAATGTCTTTGATCCTCAACCTGTTACCTTCAATAGCTTCTCATCCATGAATACAAAAGATGTAGGTTCCATCCCCGAAAAAGAAATAttcatttgaattaaaattttatttttttcttagttGTGCACATGCAATTGCAGTGTGAAACGTAGATGCCTTCTGTGACTCTTAACAATAATTGAAATGtataaaatcatatatatttagCATTTTTTTAGCTAAAATAATAGGCAGAAATCTAGATTCACACAAGAATAACAATCTTAATTATTTGTAAGAGAAATATTGCCACGAGAATTTGATTTCAAGACCTTTTCATGCTCAAAcacttaatttatatttaatacgcAATGCATCTGTTAATCtctttatttatttctcataactTGAAAAAGAATTAATAATTATAGGAATATTTCTGGATATTGCAATTCGTAAAACAAGAGTGATGAGCTCTTGCTAGCTATTCTAAAATATAAAGCTGACATTGAAGTAGTTGTGTTTTTGCAGGGAATCACTGTGATATGCACAAAGAGGGGTGGAGATCTATCAGCAAAAAGTCATTGCGAATGGCTTCTGACTGTTCCATCGAAGCCAGATGCGATTCATTATAATTTTATACCTATAACTTCCCTTCTCAATGGTGTTCTTGGCAAAGGCTTCTTATCACACGCTATCAACCTGTATCTTCGATGTAagttttccattttctcttcataaaaaataaatagctTGTGTAAAACTCTAAAGTCCaagaattttatgataattaacaTAACACTGACGAAATGAGTGTGCATGAGAACAATTAAATGTTCTTAATTAATGGATATCAactcttttatttcttttatcttcttctttaaattttttgtaatctttaaaattttatgtGATTGCAGACAAGCCTCCTATATCTGATTTACAATACTTTCTTGATTTCCAATCTCACAAGATTTGGGCACCAATTCACAATGACCTCCCGCTAGGTCCTACCACAAATATGGCAGGTCCTTCACCAGCTCTCCACTTCAACTTGATGGGTCCTAAATTATATGTAAATACTACTCAGGTATTATCCAAACCGGTACAAAAACTTTCCTTATTTTTTTTCCCTGTCAACTCCTAGCTAAAGGATCTAAATTCTAATGCAAATATTGCTATAATCCATCAGGTTATGGCAGGAAAAAGGCCTGTAACTGGAATGAGGTTCTATCTTGAAGGCATGAAAGGTAACAGGTATGTTAAATTTCACAAGACAGCTCACAACCACGAAACTACGATCTAAGAGGACTAGGACTAGCTATGCCATTTTATATTTTGATCATATAAATATGTTTGATGATTCAGGTTAGCCATACACCTCCAACATCTATCGAATACTCCAAAAATGCTAGAAAACAAGATAGATGACACTCAGTGGTGGCGAGGATCAGAAGAAAGTAATGATGATGGATTCATTGAAGTTGTTTCTCGGAAAATGTTCTCCCATATATGCAcagcacctgtgaagtacaaccCGAGATGGAGTAGAAGAAAAGAAGTAGCCTACATTGTCACAGGAGCTCAACTTCACATAAAGAAACGCGACTCAAAGAATGTCCTTCATCTTCGGTTGCTGTATTCCAAGGTTTCAGATTCTTTTGTAGCGCAGTCCAGGTGGGTTCAAGTCTCCTCTGAATATTCACAAAAATCTTCAGGCCTACTCTCTGCCCTGAGCACGTCGATATCAGGAAATGCAGAGAAAAAGAAACCACAGGCAGTGGTTGTGGATTCTAGTGTGTTCCCATCAGGACCTCCAGTGCCAGTGCAAACGCAGAAGCTTTTGAAATTTGTAGACTTGTCACAGCTGTGTAGAGGGCCTCAGGATAGTCCTGGACATTGGCTGGTAACTGGGGCTAAGCTGGACTTGGAGAGAGGGAAAATATGCTTGCAGGTTAAATTCTCCTTGTTAAATATCTGTTCATGAAACAGAATATTTTTAGTGTAGtaacatgatttttttttctcatatatatataaaacatatTGGCTAATTCTCAATGCGACCAATAGAATTGTGTACATAGGGCTGGTGGCTTTGACATTAGTAATTAATCGAAATTATTTTGTTCTTATAAAGATGTATATGACAGTTCAGAATGTTGGATTATTTATTTGCATCTGGATGtggattaatattattaaattgttAGACTCATTGGCAtattaaataatgatatcaaataatAAGTTTAGTAATTGGCAATATCTAAATGATGGATTAGGCTGTCCATAAGCCCCCCACTAAGTAAGAGGCCCCAACTCTcagtcctatatatatatatatattctgataACTCCATTTAACATCAGATAGAATTCATATAGAAATTAAAATCTGTGGATATTGAGAGTTGTGAACCTACCCTTTCGCTTCCGTTCTTCATTATTCATAGAAAATTATGGATACTAGCGTACTTCCAGATACACATATTCTTTGATCATGtaatttataacaatttaattatttctaacaatttgtatcagagccaggttagggattacatttttttttttgttaatttcatTATTGTATGTTTGAATATTGATACAtatattttgcatagtcatttaggtttaatttcatagccattttatttgattattagtcacttttagctaatttcattagttatttagttagtttttcataattgtcaattttggattaatttataatttttactttgttttgtaggaaaattggtgtttttgaagaactaaaaagaaatttaCTTTTGAGGAATGATTTCtgtagccaaagatgtcaaaaacaagtttcaaagttgaagtatgtattggccaaattgcgcataacttgccgcataagttatgcagttctgcataaggagaagaaactgtCCCAAGCACctaccgaaatctgcataagttgccgcataacttatgcagattcgtgcctcccttatgcaacctcacagaattgtgcataacctatgcagtcTTGCACCTTGCTCATGTAGTTTTGCATAAGagagccagaaaccagccgaaaactgcataagagtTATGTAGTCCCACAAAGACTTCAttgatgagctggcagaagattccttcagaaaatcacacctcaaacacaccattttagggctcattgtcagaaaaaaattataaatagatccttatcccattttagaagagaagagaaaaagaggggaagaaaaggaaaaggataggacagcagctgaagagtcaaaaacgtctcccacaccatttccaataagatttggagatttccttcttttcttgcatttttcctacctttctagtattgggtttcttatttcttagcttagattaaagctttgtttcaatattaactcagaatatcttgtaaatattatggatagtgagtagttttctttgattctggagtaagggatgtaatatttaagatattttgtggattttgattgggtaatccatattttgtggtcttaatgagttttattcatttcttatgtgcttaatgacatgcttagtgtaggatcccattaagtgatgttcttaatccatggttgaggcaccgaaaggagaaaaccttatgatagataatcaagaaattggacttaattaacttagatctagaaatagactaaggattaagaggatttatagattaattaaggaacttaatgggtcttgattaactctaactccacaaaagtaggattagattgattaaggtactctttgtcccactcgaaagggtattcaaaggatttaagaattaatctccttaaaacccataagttccacaatattggataaccaatttaaaatcccaaaatagtttgaatatgaactcccgaactccggaatcgcctttttatcattgttaatttctaattgaatttaattacttgccattttaaatcttgccatatttcaatttgcttattttaatttgatgcaaatttagttaaatctctacattgttgaatagattattaattttgcacatatagatttcatactccaatacccatcaatttattgctttaatttcaaaaatagttcaatttagtcaatttttttatattaaaaattcaatcattaacacaactcctcttgggaacgatatcttttctatattacttgtacgacccgtgcacttgcggttgggccacatcaagtttttggcgccgttgccggggagttgtttgtttaagattgaattcttgattattttagttgtttatagttttatctttgttatcttttcattttgtatttgtttgttctttttaggtacttttaatcttttatgagaagagctaaaagctcaagtgacacatccttattgtttgatcctcaaattgagaaattttgtaaagccaacaagaaagaaaccagaaaaaggaaagaagccttgagagaaactgaaattgaagcagacatggctgatgaaagaattagaattggtggtggtaatgctggaaatgatcgaaacaatgaaaatgcagcccaaggtgaagaggttgtaaatgctaatgtgcctaggggaagtatgatggatcatgcttttcctcgttttgatgatttgagagaaagtatagcaagaccaagaattgatgcaaatagctacaagatggattttggagttcttcaaatgattcaaaattcccaatttgggggacatccttctaaaaatccacacacacatctaaagaagtttgctatgatttgtgatatgcaaaaacaacctggagtatctgatgatgcaacaagattgaagctattcccattctctttgaaggatagagcattggattggcttaattctttacctcacaactccattacaaattgggagcaactcactgatgcatttcttacacaatactttccacctggaaaaactcaagaattaaggaatcaaatgacagcttttagaccaagagaagatgaaactttttatgagtcatggatgagatggaaggaattagagagacaatgcccacatcatgccattccagaatggatgataaaccagaatttttacaccaatgttactcctgtaattggagggattattgatgctcaaacaggaggagaatttattatgaagcatgaagatgaagcttatgagctattagagaaaattgcaaagaatactcatctttggagtagtccaagaggaccatctccaactcaaaagaggcaagctgttGGAATGTAcgaccttgatccattcaacatgattaatgcaaagtttgatgcacttaaaaatgttttggctaagaagatggaagatttaagtatgttggttagttcatcatcatcatttggaagttcacaacaagttgcttatgcagaaggaactaccagctaTGGAGTAGACTATGaagagcaagctgcatatgttggtaattatggaaacaaacaaatgggaaatccttactctcaaacttataatccaacttggaggaatcatcccaacttttcatggggaaatcagtaaAGTCAAGTCCCAAATCAGAATCTTCAGCCACAACAGCaataaggaattccatatcagcaaaataggcaaccattgcctaattttcagcagagaaatatgaatcctccaccaaaacagcaagaacaaagttctacCACAGAAGTTTtgttacaacagattcttgctaaccaaactaagcatgatgaagagatgagagagatgaaagcaaggctggaacaaatgcaaacacacaataggatgctggaaaatcaaattgcacaacaagcatgctcatcaagtaccaaatctatggggaaacttcctagtcaaaaagaaaatccaagggagcaatgtcatgccatcacactaaggagtggtaaaatagtgcatactgagaagagtgaaaaagttgagaagagagaaaatgagaaagatgttgagagaaatgaaaaacaaaagagtgaaaaagggagtgcaagaaaaggtaaagaggaggttggagagaaagaagagaaatatatacctccagataggggtgtgcagttttcggtttaaaccgaaaaactgaaccgaaccgattaattcggttcaatcggttccgttttaaaatttaatcgattcggttcggtttataattttgataatttcggttaatcggttcggttcggttattttcataaaaaaatcaaaaaaaccgaaccgaaccgaaattattaatatatataagaaataaaaaaaaattgaatcaaattgaatcgaaccaaatcgaaccgaatcgaaatcaaagaaaaccaaaccgaacctaaagatttttgagttttgatttctaattttttttgtttttatgtttttattatttagatttaatgttaaaaatatgaaattttataaatttcggtttgataggtttaaaaccgaacagaatcgaaatttatcggttcgattcggttcagttttctcttatcaatcggttcggttcggtttataaaattttcgattttcggttttcggttttatcggttcggttcggttcagaaccgaaccgaccgtttgcacacccctacctccagagccttacaagctaCAGCTTCCTTTTCtatagagatttcaaaaagccaagcttgataagcaatttgtgaagttcttagaggttttgaagaagctatatataaatgtgccttttattgatgctctttcccaaatgccttcttatgctaagtttctacatgaaattctctcaaacaagaggaaacttgaagaccatgaaactgtagctttgacagaagaatgcagtgctatcctccaaaggaaacttcctccaaagctcaaggatccagggagtttttcaattccatgccacattggggaatcaggttttacaaaagctttatgtgatttaggggctagtgttagccttatgcccctctccatttatgagaagctcaatatgggagatcttaagccaacccacatttctcttcagttagctgacagatcaattaagtatcttgAAGGAATTTTAGAGAatatgcctctgaaggttgggaaattcCATATACttattgactttgtcatcttggacatggaagaggattctaatatcccaatcattttagggaggcctttcctagctacagctggtgctttgattgacgtgaaaggtgaaaagcttactctcagagtcggagaggatcatttagtcttcaacattggcaatgataagaagaagcaacatgaagatgtagactcttgtttgagaattgatatagttgatgagttagtaaaagagcactttagaaagagctatccgaaggcttctcttgaaagttgtcttatccatgaagggagtatcaatgatcaaaatccaaaagaggctgcatttgcacaacatttgaatagtaatccaccttgtcctatggcaccaatctttcaagttgagcaagtggagaaaagtgaagtaaaacaactatctctcaaagaaaaaaatgcaccaaaggttgtcaagaaagaaatggttggatttttagacaaagcaacaaggatcttctcatgtgatggaaagaaaatgaagtatagattcattgaagcacctattgataacagaggcaataaattccaatttcagccaccatgaaaaatgaaaagagtccatctaaggactataaattagcgct
The Hevea brasiliensis isolate MT/VB/25A 57/8 chromosome 15, ASM3005281v1, whole genome shotgun sequence genome window above contains:
- the LOC110646653 gene encoding MACPF domain-containing protein At1g14780 isoform X1; this encodes MNNNGIVDMALSCLGRGFDLTSDFRLKYCKGKQRLVLLNEAEKRELLVPCFGAVKDVSIDIKCDKGDRVRYQSDILEFQQMSEHFNQKSSVPGKIPSGLFNSMFGFEGGSWAADATSTKYLGLDGYFIVLFDVHIDRYPLTLSDEVLNAVPSSWDPCALARFIEKYGTHIIVGLSIGGQDVVLVRQDRSSNLGPSELKKHLDDLGDQLFTGTCNFSPKCREQKNKAPQAFNVFDPQPVTFNSFSSMNTKDGITVICTKRGGDLSAKSHCEWLLTVPSKPDAIHYNFIPITSLLNGVLGKGFLSHAINLYLRYKPPISDLQYFLDFQSHKIWAPIHNDLPLGPTTNMAGPSPALHFNLMGPKLYVNTTQVMAGKRPVTGMRFYLEGMKGNRLAIHLQHLSNTPKMLENKIDDTQWWRGSEESNDDGFIEVVSRKMFSHICTAPVKYNPRWSRRKEVAYIVTGAQLHIKKRDSKNVLHLRLLYSKVSDSFVAQSRWVQVSSEYSQKSSGLLSALSTSISGNAEKKKPQAVVVDSSVFPSGPPVPVQTQKLLKFVDLSQLCRGPQDSPGHWLVTGAKLDLERGKICLQEKWWF
- the LOC110646653 gene encoding MACPF domain-containing protein At1g14780 isoform X2, with amino-acid sequence MNNNGIVDMALSCLGRGFDLTSDFRLKYCKGKQRLVLLNEAEKRELLVPCFGAVKDVSIDIKCDKGDRVRYQSDILEFQQMSEHFNQKSSVPGKIPSGLFNSMFGFEGGSWAADATSTKYLGLDGYFIVLFDVHIDRYPLTLSDEVLNAVPSSWDPCALARFIEKYGTHIIVGLSIGGQDVVLVRQDRSSNLGPSELKKHLDDLGDQLFTGTCNFSPKCREQKNKAPQAFNVFDPQPVTFNSFSSMNTKDGITVICTKRGGDLSAKSHCEWLLTVPSKPDAIHYNFIPITSLLNGVLGKGFLSHAINLYLRYKPPISDLQYFLDFQSHKIWAPIHNDLPLGPTTNMAGPSPALHFNLMGPKLYVNTTQVMAGKRPVTGMRFYLEGMKGNRLAIHLQHLSNTPKMLENKIDDTQWWRGSEESNDDGFIEVVSRKMFSHICTAPVKYNPRWSRRKEVAYIVTGAQLHIKKRDSKNVLHLRLLYSKVSDSFVAQSRWVQVSSEYSQKSSGLLSALSTSISGNAEKKKPQAVVVDSSVFPSGPPVPVQTQKLLKFVDLSQLCRGPQDSPGHWLVTGAKLDLERGKICLQENWCF
- the LOC110646653 gene encoding MACPF domain-containing protein At1g14780 isoform X3, with product MNNNGIVDMALSCLGRGFDLTSDFRLKYCKGKQRLVLLNEAEKRELLVPCFGAVKDVSIDIKCDKGDRVRYQSDILEFQQMSEHFNQKSSVPGKIPSGLFNSMFGFEGGSWAADATSTKYLGLDGYFIVLFDVHIDRYPLTLSDEVLNAVPSSWDPCALARFIEKYGTHIIVGLSIGGQDVVLVRQDRSSNLGPSELKKHLDDLGDQLFTGTCNFSPKCREQKNKAPQAFNVFDPQPVTFNSFSSMNTKDGITVICTKRGGDLSAKSHCEWLLTVPSKPDAIHYNFIPITSLLNGVLGKGFLSHAINLYLRYKPPISDLQYFLDFQSHKIWAPIHNDLPLGPTTNMAGPSPALHFNLMGPKLYVNTTQVMAGKRPVTGMRFYLEGMKGNRLAIHLQHLSNTPKMLENKIDDTQWWRGSEESNDDGFIEVVSRKMFSHICTAPVKYNPRWSRRKEVAYIVTGAQLHIKKRDSKNVLHLRLLYSKVSDSFVAQSRWVQVSSEYSQKSSGLLSALSTSISGNAEKKKPQAVVVDSSVFPSGPPVPVQTQKLLKFVDLSQLCRGPQDSPGHWLVTGAKLDLERGKICLQVKFSLLNICS